One genomic window of Coleofasciculus sp. FACHB-1120 includes the following:
- a CDS encoding DedA family protein, whose protein sequence is MSLEFVSVENIKEIAHHYGYWAVFLGILLENLGIPIPGETITLAGGFLAGSKELNFWFVLGSAIAGAVLGGTCGYWIGRKGGWPLLVKIGGFFRIREEKLLQLKQQVSENAGKTVFLGRFLALLRIVASPLAGIAQMPFLKFMAYNIAGATAWASVMVTLSFFAGRLVPLEQLVVWVAQFGLIALFLLIAWIAVPLWLESREAKRSIEGD, encoded by the coding sequence ATGTCTTTAGAATTTGTATCTGTAGAAAATATCAAAGAAATTGCCCACCACTACGGTTACTGGGCAGTTTTTTTGGGGATTTTGCTAGAAAATCTTGGCATTCCCATCCCTGGGGAAACGATTACCCTCGCCGGGGGCTTCTTGGCGGGTAGTAAAGAACTGAATTTCTGGTTCGTGCTAGGGAGTGCGATCGCGGGTGCTGTTCTCGGTGGTACTTGCGGTTACTGGATTGGCAGAAAAGGTGGCTGGCCCTTGCTTGTGAAAATTGGGGGATTTTTCCGCATCCGCGAAGAAAAACTCTTACAACTCAAGCAACAAGTGAGCGAGAACGCCGGAAAAACAGTGTTTCTCGGTCGTTTCCTCGCTCTGCTGCGAATTGTCGCCAGTCCCCTGGCTGGAATTGCCCAAATGCCCTTCCTCAAGTTTATGGCTTATAACATCGCTGGGGCGACTGCTTGGGCATCGGTAATGGTCACGTTGTCCTTTTTTGCAGGGCGACTCGTACCCTTGGAACAATTAGTTGTGTGGGTCGCACAATTTGGTTTAATTGCGTTATTCCTATTGATTGCCTGGATTGCCGTTCCTCTGTGGCTGGAGTCTCGCGAAGCCAAGCGTTCAATCGAGGGAGATTAG
- a CDS encoding argininosuccinate synthase, translating into MGRATKVVLAYSGGVDTSVCIPYLKEEWGVEEVITLAADLGQGDELEPVREKALKSGASESLVADATESFVKDYAFPAIQANALYENRYPLQTALARPLIAKLLVEAAEKYGADAVAHGCTGKGNDQVRFDVSIAALNPDLKVLAPAREWGMSREETIAYGERYGIPSPVKKKSPYSIDRNLFGRSIEAGPLEDPWTEPLEEIYVMTKAIADTPNEPEYVEIGFEKGIPIALNGEALPPVALITKLNEIAGNHGVGRIDMIENRLVGIKSREIYEAPALMVLINAHRDLESLTLTADVTHYKRGIEETYTQLVYNGLWYSPLKAALDAFIQQTQERVSGTVRVKLFKGNAMTVGRQSDKSLYSPTLATYGAEDQFDHKAAEGFIYVWGLPTRVWSQKARG; encoded by the coding sequence ATGGGTCGTGCTACCAAAGTTGTGCTGGCATATTCAGGTGGAGTCGATACCTCCGTCTGTATCCCATACCTGAAGGAGGAGTGGGGAGTTGAAGAGGTGATTACCCTGGCGGCGGATTTGGGACAGGGAGACGAACTAGAGCCAGTCCGGGAAAAAGCGCTAAAATCGGGTGCCAGTGAATCGCTGGTTGCTGATGCTACAGAAAGTTTTGTCAAAGATTATGCATTTCCAGCGATTCAAGCGAACGCTCTCTATGAAAATCGCTATCCCCTCCAGACTGCTTTGGCGCGTCCGCTGATTGCCAAACTTTTAGTCGAAGCGGCTGAAAAATACGGTGCGGATGCGGTGGCGCACGGATGCACCGGGAAGGGGAATGACCAAGTTCGGTTTGATGTATCGATTGCCGCGCTGAACCCAGATTTGAAGGTGTTGGCACCAGCGAGAGAGTGGGGAATGAGCCGAGAGGAAACGATCGCTTATGGTGAGCGTTATGGGATTCCTTCGCCCGTGAAAAAGAAATCTCCCTACAGTATCGATCGCAATTTATTTGGTCGCAGCATTGAGGCAGGACCCCTAGAAGATCCTTGGACGGAACCGCTAGAAGAAATCTATGTGATGACCAAAGCGATCGCTGACACGCCCAACGAGCCAGAATACGTTGAAATTGGTTTTGAAAAAGGCATTCCGATTGCCCTCAACGGTGAAGCTTTGCCGCCTGTCGCGCTAATTACGAAACTCAACGAAATTGCCGGAAATCACGGTGTCGGGCGGATCGATATGATCGAAAACCGCCTGGTTGGTATCAAATCGCGGGAAATCTATGAAGCCCCGGCTTTAATGGTTTTGATTAATGCCCACCGCGACTTAGAAAGTCTCACCTTGACCGCAGATGTGACCCACTACAAGCGTGGTATCGAAGAAACTTATACTCAGCTAGTTTATAACGGTCTTTGGTATAGTCCGCTCAAAGCCGCCCTAGATGCCTTCATTCAACAAACACAGGAGCGGGTATCAGGAACGGTGCGAGTTAAACTCTTTAAGGGCAACGCGATGACTGTGGGGCGTCAGTCTGACAAGTCCCTTTACAGCCCAACGTTAGCAACTTATGGGGCTGAAGACCAGTTTGACCATAAAGCTGCTGAAGGATTTATCTACGTTTGGGGATTGCCGACTCGCGTTTGGTCGCAAAAAGCGAGAGGTTAG
- a CDS encoding glycosyltransferase, whose protein sequence is MFFSVVIPTYNRKPILEKCLRAMEHQQLNAGSVVSGYEVVLVDDGSTDGTLEWLSQHAAEFPHVRSLLQDHQGPAAARNLGVEQAQGDTIIFIDSDLVVTEHFLQAHADALVEGEKNLGSDRLFTYGWVINTNNFDNPTSEPYKITDFSAAYFATGNVAIARKWLEKAGLFDTRFQLYGWEDLELGIRLKQLGLKLIKCPAAVGYHWHPPFALEQIPPMIDREIQRGRMGVLFYQKHPTWDVKMMIQMTLLHRILWGLLSLGGRLNERTMAPFLQWLINQGKPQLALEIARIFLNWYNVQGVYAAYAEARQKA, encoded by the coding sequence GTGTTTTTTAGCGTTGTCATTCCAACTTATAACCGCAAGCCGATTCTAGAAAAATGCCTCAGAGCAATGGAACATCAGCAGTTGAATGCTGGTAGCGTTGTCAGCGGCTATGAAGTGGTGCTGGTGGATGATGGTTCGACGGATGGCACGTTGGAGTGGTTATCCCAACACGCCGCTGAATTTCCTCACGTGCGATCGCTCTTGCAAGATCATCAAGGGCCAGCCGCCGCCCGTAATCTAGGAGTAGAACAGGCTCAGGGTGACACGATTATCTTTATTGATAGCGATTTAGTCGTCACCGAGCATTTTCTCCAAGCACATGCCGACGCCTTAGTTGAGGGAGAAAAGAACCTCGGAAGCGATCGCCTTTTTACCTACGGTTGGGTGATCAATACCAATAACTTCGATAATCCCACCTCCGAACCCTACAAAATCACGGATTTTTCCGCTGCTTACTTTGCCACGGGGAATGTAGCGATCGCTCGTAAATGGCTCGAAAAAGCTGGATTATTTGACACCCGCTTTCAACTTTACGGCTGGGAAGACTTAGAACTCGGCATCAGACTGAAACAACTCGGTTTAAAACTGATTAAATGTCCAGCCGCCGTTGGCTATCACTGGCATCCTCCCTTTGCCTTAGAACAAATTCCCCCCATGATTGATCGAGAAATTCAACGGGGGCGGATGGGCGTTTTATTCTACCAAAAGCATCCTACCTGGGATGTCAAAATGATGATTCAAATGACCCTACTTCACCGCATCCTCTGGGGTCTTCTTTCCCTCGGTGGCAGGCTCAACGAGCGCACAATGGCACCCTTTTTGCAATGGCTAATTAATCAAGGTAAACCCCAATTAGCCTTAGAAATCGCTCGAATTTTCCTTAATTGGTACAACGTTCAAGGTGTTTATGCAGCCTACGCTGAAGCTAGGCAAAAAGCATAA
- the rpsB gene encoding 30S ribosomal protein S2: MSVVSLAQMMESGVHFGHQTRRWNPKMAPYIYTSRNGVHIIDLVQTAQLMEDAYTYMRTAAEQGKKVLFIGTKRQAAGIVAQEAARCGSYYINQRWLGGMLTNWTTIKTRVERLKDLERREETGVLDLLPKKEASMLRREMTKLQKYLGGIKQMRKVPDIVVIVDQRREYNAVQECQKLGIPIVALLDTNCDPDVVDIPVPANDDAIRSIKLIVGKLADAIYEGRHGQLDAESEEDYEDYEGAEDDVEYEEIDSAIPDGDEEETEG; encoded by the coding sequence ATGTCAGTTGTTTCTTTGGCTCAGATGATGGAGTCGGGTGTTCACTTTGGGCACCAGACCCGCCGGTGGAACCCAAAAATGGCTCCATACATCTATACATCCCGCAATGGCGTCCACATCATCGACTTGGTGCAGACTGCCCAGCTGATGGAAGATGCCTACACCTATATGCGAACCGCAGCCGAACAGGGCAAAAAGGTTCTCTTCATCGGCACCAAGCGTCAAGCCGCAGGAATTGTGGCTCAAGAAGCCGCTCGTTGTGGTTCTTACTACATCAACCAACGTTGGTTGGGGGGAATGCTCACCAACTGGACGACCATTAAGACACGGGTAGAGCGCCTAAAAGACTTGGAACGCCGGGAAGAAACCGGAGTCCTTGATTTGCTGCCTAAGAAAGAAGCTTCGATGCTGCGCCGGGAAATGACCAAATTGCAGAAATACCTTGGCGGTATCAAGCAAATGCGGAAAGTTCCTGACATTGTGGTGATTGTGGATCAGCGTCGGGAATATAATGCAGTTCAAGAATGCCAGAAACTGGGAATTCCCATCGTCGCGCTGTTGGATACAAACTGCGACCCGGATGTAGTAGATATTCCTGTTCCAGCCAATGATGATGCCATCCGCTCGATTAAGCTAATAGTGGGTAAGTTGGCAGACGCTATCTATGAAGGTCGTCACGGTCAGCTAGACGCAGAATCGGAAGAGGATTACGAAGATTACGAAGGCGCTGAAGACGATGTCGAATACGAGGAAATCGACTCGGCTATTCCTGATGGTGACGAAGAAGAAACCGAGGGATAA
- the tsf gene encoding translation elongation factor Ts, translating to MAEISAKLVNELRQKTGVGMMDCKKALIETDGDIAKAMEWLRQKGMVSAGKKGERQASEGLVGSYIHTGGRVGVLVEVNCETDFVARNEAFQTLVRNIAMQIAACPNVEYVKVGDIPAQIVEKEKEIEMGRDDLGNKPQNIKEKIVQGRIDKRLQELSLIDQPYIRDQSITVEELIKQNIATLGENIQVRRFVRFILGEGLEKKESNFAEEVAAQMGGN from the coding sequence ATGGCGGAAATATCTGCAAAACTCGTGAACGAGCTGCGCCAAAAAACTGGTGTCGGCATGATGGACTGCAAGAAAGCGCTAATAGAAACCGATGGCGATATAGCCAAGGCGATGGAATGGCTGCGGCAAAAGGGAATGGTTAGCGCGGGGAAAAAAGGCGAACGCCAAGCCTCAGAAGGACTTGTCGGCAGCTACATCCATACCGGAGGTCGAGTTGGCGTCCTGGTGGAAGTGAACTGCGAGACAGACTTTGTCGCCCGCAACGAAGCTTTCCAAACTCTGGTGCGGAACATAGCCATGCAGATTGCAGCGTGCCCTAACGTTGAATATGTAAAGGTTGGCGACATTCCCGCTCAAATCGTTGAGAAGGAAAAAGAAATCGAAATGGGGCGGGATGACCTAGGCAACAAGCCACAGAACATCAAAGAAAAGATTGTTCAGGGTCGGATTGACAAGCGCCTGCAAGAGTTGAGCTTAATCGATCAGCCCTACATTCGTGACCAAAGTATCACGGTGGAAGAGTTGATCAAGCAAAATATTGCGACTTTGGGTGAAAACATTCAAGTCCGTCGCTTCGTCCGATTTATTCTGGGCGAAGGATTGGAAAAGAAAGAAAGCAATTTTGCTGAGGAAGTTGCAGCTCAAATGGGCGGCAATTAA